A window from Corythoichthys intestinalis isolate RoL2023-P3 chromosome 10, ASM3026506v1, whole genome shotgun sequence encodes these proteins:
- the LOC130922597 gene encoding reticulon-4-like isoform X6 translates to MDAKQVVDLLYWRDVKTTGVVFGAALLLLLSLTVCSIVSVCSYVGLALLSVTVCFRIYKGVLQAVQKSDEGHPFKQYLEREVALSEDLVHKYGDVLLEKINKTVAELRRLFLVEDLVDSIKFAVLMWILTYVGALFNGLTLVILAVIAAFSCPIVYEKHQAQIDHYLALVNNQIKDVVGKIQAKVPGMKPKAE, encoded by the exons ATGGACGCCAAGCAGG TGGTGGATCTGTTGTACTGGCGCGACGTGAAGACCACCGGCGTGGTGTTCGGCGCGGCGCTGCTCCTGCTGCTGTCCTTGACCGTGTGCAGCATCGTCAGCGTGTGCTCCTACGTGGGCCTGGCGCTGCTCTCCGTCACCGTCTGCTTCCGCATCTACAAAGGCGTCCTGCAGGCCGTCCAGAAGTCCGACGAGGGACACCCTTTCAA GCAGTACCTGGAGCGTGAGGTGGCTCTGTCGGAGGACCTGGTGCACAAGTACGGAGATGTTCTCCTGGAGAAGATCAACAAGACCGTGGCTGAGCTCAGGCGTCTCTTCCTGGTCGAAGACTTGGTGGACTCCATTAAG TTCGCCGTGCTGATGTGGATCCTGACCTACGTGGGCGCTCTGTTCAACGGACTCACGCTTGTCATTCTGG CCGTGATCGCAGCTTTCAGCTGTCCCATCGTCTATGAGAAACACCAG GCTCAAATCGATCATTACCTGGCACTGGTCAATAACCAAATCAAAGACGTGGTTGGAAA GATCCAGGCCAAAGTTCCTGGGATGAAACCTAAAGCCGAGTGA
- the LOC130922597 gene encoding reticulon-4-like isoform X5, translating to METTRVDACKTAWRQQVVDLLYWRDVKTTGVVFGAALLLLLSLTVCSIVSVCSYVGLALLSVTVCFRIYKGVLQAVQKSDEGHPFKQYLEREVALSEDLVHKYGDVLLEKINKTVAELRRLFLVEDLVDSIKFAVLMWILTYVGALFNGLTLVILAVIAAFSCPIVYEKHQAQIDHYLALVNNQIKDVVGKIQAKVPGMKPKAE from the exons TGGTGGATCTGTTGTACTGGCGCGACGTGAAGACCACCGGCGTGGTGTTCGGCGCGGCGCTGCTCCTGCTGCTGTCCTTGACCGTGTGCAGCATCGTCAGCGTGTGCTCCTACGTGGGCCTGGCGCTGCTCTCCGTCACCGTCTGCTTCCGCATCTACAAAGGCGTCCTGCAGGCCGTCCAGAAGTCCGACGAGGGACACCCTTTCAA GCAGTACCTGGAGCGTGAGGTGGCTCTGTCGGAGGACCTGGTGCACAAGTACGGAGATGTTCTCCTGGAGAAGATCAACAAGACCGTGGCTGAGCTCAGGCGTCTCTTCCTGGTCGAAGACTTGGTGGACTCCATTAAG TTCGCCGTGCTGATGTGGATCCTGACCTACGTGGGCGCTCTGTTCAACGGACTCACGCTTGTCATTCTGG CCGTGATCGCAGCTTTCAGCTGTCCCATCGTCTATGAGAAACACCAG GCTCAAATCGATCATTACCTGGCACTGGTCAATAACCAAATCAAAGACGTGGTTGGAAA GATCCAGGCCAAAGTTCCTGGGATGAAACCTAAAGCCGAGTGA